One Gloeocapsopsis sp. IPPAS B-1203 genomic window, TATTTGGCTTTTCGATCTGTGCTACCATCGTGGCCTCCCGAAGGAACACCAGAATTAGAACTTTTGTTACCTGGAGTTAACACGATCATTCTAATTTCTAGTAGTTTTGTCATGCATAATGCAGACACTGCCATCAAAAAAAATGATGTAGGTGGAATGCGTACTTGGCTCGCAATTACTGCGGCAATGGGCGCAATCTTCTTAGCTGGACAGCTTTACGAGTACAGTAATTTAGAATTTGGTCTAACTACCAATTTATTTGCTAGTGCCTTTTATGTCCTGACTGGCTTTCACGGATTGCACGTTTTTATTGGACTAGTCGCGATTTTGGCTGTTTTATGGCGATCGCGTGTTGCTGGTCACTATTCAAATGAAAAACACTTTGGCGTAGAAGCTGCAGAAATCTACTGGCATTTTGTTGATGTTGTGTGGATTGTTTTATTTGGGCTATTGTACATTCTCTAAATCAACTGGCGATCGTATTGAGTTATTAGTCAGTAGCAAAGCCCCTGCAATGGGGTTTTTCTTTTACACAGTGTAGATATCTTTTGCGGGTAATCTATCGAATAAACTTTGTTCTTTAAGAATAATATGATTTTTGGCATCGATAGAGATTTTACCTTCATCTTGAAGTTTTCCTAACAATCGCGTAACTGTCACGCGGGTCGTTGAACAAGCTTCAGCTAATTCTTGATGTGTAAAGCGCACGCTCAAACGAATTCCTCGCTCAGTTGGCTGACCAATTTCTTGTTTTAATAGCTGTAGTAACTGCTCAAAACGATCTTTGACTCGCCTTTGCCCAAAAATAGCTAACAAAGCTTCAGATTGCCGTAACCTTTGATTAATGCGCGGTAATACTTGAGCAGCCAGCAACGGTGATGCAGCAAGTTCGTTAAAGGAGTAGCACAGTAATTGAACTTGGGATAGCGCAGTAGCTTGATATGTGTGTAGCGATGTTAGCTCGACGCCAAAGGGCATTCCAGGTCCTGCCAAACCTACAACAACCTCTTCCCCAGTTTCACTTAAAGTACTAAGCTTGACAATTCCTTGATCGACTTGCCAAATCATTTGTGGCTTAAGCGGTATTAGTTCGCCTTTTAGATAAACATATTTACGGCGATCGCCATTCGATGTTTCTTCTTGATCTGTGCAAGGTTGATCCTGAACAGCATTCACCTGGCGAATACATACTTGCATTTTGCTATTGTTACCTGCGTTACCTATTACGATAGCTACTGTTAATACTACCTTTATAGGTGCCTGATTACGCGGGCAAAGATTTACCACCCACTCCAGCGATTGTGCTTGCTGCAACTGCATCAACTTACTGTAAAGCGCTTGGCGTTCGTCTTCTGCAACAAAAATAATCAGCGGTTTGCCCACCAAAAATCGCTGTGGAACATTAAACAGTTTAGCCGCAGCACGATTTGCTTCTTCTATCTTTCCAGACTTATCGATGACAATATAACCATCAGGAGCAAAATCAAATAGTTCTTGATAGCGGCAAACTTGTAATTCAAGTGCTGCTTGTGTCGCCAAGAGTTCTTTATTCTGACGCTGTAGCTCATCTACTGTTAGTTGTAACTCTTCTGATACAATGCCAAGATTTGTAAGAGCTATCGGTAGCATCTCTTGCGAAGCATCTGGTGAATTACCTAGCTGATATAAACTTTCTATTTGTTTATAGACTGGTTGAGCAAATTTATCTACATTCACATGCTATCTCCAAGAGTAATAGTAACTTAGCTTGCAAAATTTAAACTCGACATTTTCCTTACTGAATATTTAGCCCTTGAAGCAGCACAATCATGTTGGGCTACTGGTGGATGGTTAGCGTAAAAGTGCTTATAGCCTTGTCAACCTTTTTAAGAAACTACGCATTTTTTGCTTAAACCATTCTTTAGAGAGATGCGCCATATCTAAAACTAAGTTACTTTCGTTCCAGAGATTTAGTCAGCTTTGTACTCCTGTCAGGAGTCACTTAAAATGTTGTCTCAATTCTATTAATTAAACAATTATTCTTAACTCTATTGTAGGAGATAGCTTTTACTAAAACATAAAAAAAATATTAGTATATGTCCTTAACTAAGAAATGAGTAGCCTTTACATCCACGAATTATAAGATGAAAAAAGTAAAGAATCTACAGACAATTCACCTATTATTATGGAGAAATTTAAGCTTGAAGTTTTTTTAGTTTTTATGACTATTAATGAACTAAACGTAGCTCACAACAAGGAATAACAATGCATGCAAAACGTGCCGCGCATTTTAGATTTTTTAAAACTGGCAGCAAGAAGAATATCAAAGGGCTGGTAGTAATGCTTTACATAAACAGATAGGAGAATGCGTCTTCGATAAACTTGTAAATTTGTAAATTTAAATTATATTTAAAGTACTAGCTCAACTAGGTGTATACAGTATTTATAGGAATACAAAAAATATGAGTCAGTATAAAATTCACGATGAATATAGTTTGGCAGAAGCTGCTGATATGCTAGGAGAGAAAGCTATGGAGCTAGGCTTAATTCCTAGTTTCGTTGTTCGACACTTTCCTGATAACAGACAGTACTATATTCCTAATGAAAAGGAATCAGAGGCACTCACACCAGAGGAAGCTTACATGAAGCTAAAAAAATTAGTTGAAACAGCAGAACAACAAGCATAAATAGTTTGCTACTAGCAAACTAGTTAGTAGAAGGGCATCAAGAAGCACAAAGTGATCTTATCGTGGTCGGCGTTTGGATACCTTTAAAACGGGTAGTGCTTGATGCGAACTACTAGGCGGCAAATAGCGCGGTGTAGCAATCTCCTCTGTCGGGTAAGGACGGCGCTGCTGTAATAACCACCAACGCAGACCAATAGCCATACTCACAGTGACTAACCCAAACGTAAACAAAGACCAGCGATCGCCTAGTCCGCCAATAACAGCGTCCACCGCTCCCATAGTCACTAATACACTGGGTAACGGCTCTTTACGGTATGCAGATAACAACTTCGGTAGTGCTGCGTTCATCACAAAATTAATATATTCTTTGGGTCAGCTATTATCTCAAGTTACCTATCATCTTAAGACCTACTTTCCAGACTTGCAGATGTCTTTACGCAATTTGCATTGTTTTATGTACAAGACAGCAATTAAGCTGGGCAGAATCATCATTAAGGTACACTGTGAGTCTGGACTGAGATCCGCAAACTATAGTTAGAGCTGAATAGGTCTTTTCTTAGCAACTTTGCTAGCTTGCTTTTGACCTCAGTATTGATATCAAACTCTCTTCTACTCTATCTTAGCCCAAGCCAAGCAAGCACGCCTTTACCTGTCAGGTATTCAATCACAACTAAAATGAGAAATCCAATCATTGCTGCTCTGCCATTCAAGCGTTCGGCATACTCATTAAATCCAAACTTAGGTTCCTCTAAGCTAGGAGTCGTTGTAGGTTGTGGCTGAGTTGTCATTTGCTAAACCTCTAAATTGTAAGGAAATTGGCTAGGAGCTTCTATAAGAATTGAGATTAAATTGTACCCAAAATTACGTTTTATTTACATTTCTTTACTATATCGTACAAAGTGACTTGTCAAAAGTGGTATCTAAAGACAGGTACTAGTCTACGCAGGAGATTGACGTAGTATATGAGATTACACTCGCTATCTCGCCACTTGCAGCGGACGCGCTTAAGCTAAAAACAGATGTAGAAGAAAATCATCAAAAATGGAAATTGGCGTTCCTAAAGAAACAAAAGATCAAGAGTTTAGGGTGGGCTTGAGTCCGAGTAGCGTGCGAGTTCTTAAAGAGAATGGTCACAATATTTTTGTAGAATCACAAGCAGGTGTTGGCGCTGGGTTTACAGACGAGGATTATCGCCAAGTTGGAGCAGAAATTGTTTCTACTGCTAAAAATGCTTGGAATCGAGAACTTGTTATTAAAGTTAAAGAACCGCTACAGCCAGAATATCAATTTTTACAAAAAGGACAACTGCTATTCACCTATTTGCATTTAGCAGCTGATAAAGCTTTAACAGAGCATTTAATTGATTGTGGGGTAACAGCGATCGCCTACGAAACGGTAGAAGTCGCGAGTAGCACAAATAAACTACCACTTCTCACACCTATGAGCATTATTGCTGGGCGCTTATCTGTACAGTTTGGCGCTCGGTTTTTGGAACGTCAACAAGGAGGGCGCGGTGTTTTATTAGGTGGTGTCCCTGGTGTCAGATCTGGAAGAGTGGTTGTTTTAGGGGGTGGAGTTGTCGGTACAGAAGCAGCACGAATCGCAATCGGCATGGGTGCTACTGTTCAAATCTTAGATGTCAATGTCGAACGATTATCTTACTTAGAAACACTATTTGGCTCTAGAGTTGAGTTACTTTATAGTAATTCTGCGCAAGTTGATGCTGTCGTGCCAGAGGCAGATCTCCTTATTGGCGCTGTTTTAGTTCCTGGACGACGAGCGCCGATTCTTGTCAGTCGTGCATTGGTTGGACAAATGCGTCCAGGTTCAGTAATTGTCGATGTGGCAGTTGACCAAGGTGGTTGTATTGAAACATTACACGCGACGAGTCATACCAAGCCTACATATGTTGCAGCAGGGGTAGTTCACTACGGTGTTCCTAATATGCCAGGAGCCGTACCGTGGACAGCAACACAAGCGTTGAATAATAGTACTTTACCTTATATCGTGCAGTTAGCTAACTTGGGAATGCAAGCGATGCAAACTAATCCAGCTTTAGCAGCAGGTGTGAACGTCCAAAGTCATCGTCTTGTACATCCGGCAGTACAACAGGTGTTTCCCGACTTAGCTCTTTAGCAAAAAGGCAAGCTGATGTCAAGTGCGCTAGCTTAGGAATATAACAGTGATTTTACTATCTCACTGCGTCCTAGAGGTTCACTTATGGCTCACTTAAATCAGCGTCGCCCGCAAAACGTGAGTGGAGACTTTTACGTTGATAGCACCTGTATTGATTGCGATACTTGCCGTTGGATGACTCCAGAGGTGTTTAATCGTGTAGGAGAACAGTCAGCAGTTTATCATCAGCCAGTGAATCAAGGCGAGCGACTGCGATCGCTGCAAGCACTTTTAGCGTGTCCGACAAGTTCGATTGGGACAATCGAGAAGCCACACGATATTAAAAAAGCACAACAAAG contains:
- a CDS encoding heme-copper oxidase subunit III, which translates into the protein MQSQTIDPAKTALNYHHTEAEAHHEEHPDHRITGLIMFLVAEGMIFFGMFGAYLAFRSVLPSWPPEGTPELELLLPGVNTIILISSSFVMHNADTAIKKNDVGGMRTWLAITAAMGAIFLAGQLYEYSNLEFGLTTNLFASAFYVLTGFHGLHVFIGLVAILAVLWRSRVAGHYSNEKHFGVEAAEIYWHFVDVVWIVLFGLLYIL
- a CDS encoding PAS domain-containing protein, which encodes MNVDKFAQPVYKQIESLYQLGNSPDASQEMLPIALTNLGIVSEELQLTVDELQRQNKELLATQAALELQVCRYQELFDFAPDGYIVIDKSGKIEEANRAAAKLFNVPQRFLVGKPLIIFVAEDERQALYSKLMQLQQAQSLEWVVNLCPRNQAPIKVVLTVAIVIGNAGNNSKMQVCIRQVNAVQDQPCTDQEETSNGDRRKYVYLKGELIPLKPQMIWQVDQGIVKLSTLSETGEEVVVGLAGPGMPFGVELTSLHTYQATALSQVQLLCYSFNELAASPLLAAQVLPRINQRLRQSEALLAIFGQRRVKDRFEQLLQLLKQEIGQPTERGIRLSVRFTHQELAEACSTTRVTVTRLLGKLQDEGKISIDAKNHIILKEQSLFDRLPAKDIYTV
- a CDS encoding chlorophyll a/b-binding protein — encoded protein: MTTQPQPTTTPSLEEPKFGFNEYAERLNGRAAMIGFLILVVIEYLTGKGVLAWLGLR
- the ald gene encoding alanine dehydrogenase produces the protein MEIGVPKETKDQEFRVGLSPSSVRVLKENGHNIFVESQAGVGAGFTDEDYRQVGAEIVSTAKNAWNRELVIKVKEPLQPEYQFLQKGQLLFTYLHLAADKALTEHLIDCGVTAIAYETVEVASSTNKLPLLTPMSIIAGRLSVQFGARFLERQQGGRGVLLGGVPGVRSGRVVVLGGGVVGTEAARIAIGMGATVQILDVNVERLSYLETLFGSRVELLYSNSAQVDAVVPEADLLIGAVLVPGRRAPILVSRALVGQMRPGSVIVDVAVDQGGCIETLHATSHTKPTYVAAGVVHYGVPNMPGAVPWTATQALNNSTLPYIVQLANLGMQAMQTNPALAAGVNVQSHRLVHPAVQQVFPDLAL